Genomic DNA from Magnolia sinica isolate HGM2019 chromosome 4, MsV1, whole genome shotgun sequence:
ATCAACAGTCAATGGGGGCTGCTCAGTCTCGGCCCACAGCACTACACATCCAAACAAGTTCCTCCatccattcgggactatctgcccgggAGCAATCCTGAGTTGGGAAAGAAAATCTCGAACAATGGGCTGTAGGGGAAGACGCAAGCCACATTGCATAACAACTTGAAAAATTACGACCATCCCAGGAGGGGGATGGTCAGGCAACTCATTCGAAAGCAGAAATTGAAGAATTACTGAGTCTGGGACATGATACCCTATTTGAATCCTATTTAGGTCCATCTCAgtcaaaactgagggaaccggccCCTTTTGTTCGTCTCCAACCTCCTCACTCTCAGCAGCCTCTCCCTCTTCGGCCGCCGACTCAGCGAATCTAACCGATCTCCATAGGGGGACCGACTCAGTGGTTCCCCTAAACGCGGCCCTCATCGATCTCTTAGGAAGAGTCGATTCAGAAGTTTCtaattcttcctcttcttcctctaagTCATCCCCTGGGAAAAAAGGGGTGGGCCTGCTCGGGGCATGTCTCAAGACAGAGGGATCCTTCGGGGCAGGGCGTTCCGCTGGGGTCCCACTGCACATCCTGGCGGAGAGCTGAAAAGCCTCATTGGTACTCATTGCCACCTCCGCcaataaggaaggcgattccgaaaCATTCCAAAAATATTCCGTTTCGCCCTCATCACCAGAAATCTCCCCCTGGGGATTTGAAGGATGCATAGTCACTAAATGTCGaagaaaaaagggagagaaaataaGACTCACCGGAAGGACGATAAGCACACAGTTGAGGAGAGAAGAAAGCGAAGACGGAGAAGAAAGACAAACTGTAAACGTAGCTGAGGAGGGAGAATGGGAGAGGAAAATGAATAGGGCAGACGAAATTATGAAAGTCGATCCCGCTCTTCCTTTTATAGCCGAGCCACGTGGTAgtagcatttaaggaggagtcaaatcgaCGCCTGTTTTGACTCCCCCGCCCGACGCGTGGCCCACGCCGACTGACGCAAGTAACGCCTCCGCCACGTGTCCGACGCTCATAAGCGGACGAAACGATTCGACGACTGTCCGCTCGTGCGACCTCGAGTAACGATCCGTCGCACGTTAAGAACGACACAAGAAGCAATAAATAACCCATCATAACCTCGGTCTACAATACAGTACTCCTTAGTGCCGGTGTAACTGACACAAGGAGTAGGGGACTTACTGTTGggaaaaaaatatgacaagtctggAGACTCGGTTATGGAGTGGACCAACTCTATTAAAACCGACCGAAGGATCCGAGCCTATAGTTTGGATCGAGCATGATAAAGCCAAAGGAGAGACTTATTCGGATCTGTAAGAAATGAATCCCAACCGAAGTtgagagtcgagagccttaggcACATATAGGACACATCAAGCTGACTTGGTTAATGAGGCAGCAACGTCTAAAAAGACCTATTAAAGGTCCTAAATCAGAAAGCCGCCTGACCGACTATAAAAACAACCCATGTATGGTTGATTGTAGTATCGGCTATCAGATAGAAGAAAAACATCGACCCTGAACCGACCCAGTTTCGTCCGACAGTAGGCAAAAAGTCTCCTATGTGAGCCAGCCGAGATTACGGATCTATTGAGGCCGAATCAAGCAAAGGAGAGATGGTGTAATCTTAAACGCCGTCCCGAGAATTTTGTAAAAGGATCCCCGATCCCAGAAATCTCGAGATTGAGAAGTATTTATAAACAAAATACCacctaaatcaaatctccaaaagATCGGGAAAGAATCCCCGTACGGCGGGATCCTCCTCCTCTTATAAATAGAAGAAACTCCAAggatgaaaggtacgcacaacaCTCTCCAAAACCTCCTCAATACcacaagacccagattcctagtctgactttggcatcgaagggtcccctgctctagttagggtctcctttgtcttcttcctatgcaGGTACTCGAAAGTATACGGAGGGACGACCAAATATTTGCATTAACAGTATACATGAACTGAGCTagttcggttagctcgctcgactcgactcgaaaaagctgaatttgacttggttcgaagttgagttcgagacgaatcgaactgattttttgagctcgaattCAAGCTGGCCCTAGCTTGACTCAACTGGGATCGAACCCAACTTCAATTGAACTCGAATTGATCCAATTCggtaactcggttactttgatattgacgttgctcactaagtgtttgatgaaaatgactcaaagaagtatggcgggtggcaaggaaggtatgtatacgaaactaatactctttttttcttaatctttatgttgcttagaaggtatttgataaaatacttgaaaaatcattgctgctgtctcaaatgtggtaagattttgaaggtgcaatctaaGTCTTTGTCAAAATACTGCAGTGGCGAACTCCGCTCAaactggcccaagctgttgaCCTAACCGAGCTGAGGTGGTCGGTCGGACTGCGcggagccgagttgagctgaggccagctcgacgcGGTTCAACTCGATACACCCCCTGTATAAAAATGCTAAAGAAGGAAATACCTGTTTCTGGAAAAAGTTCGAAAGAGGCGACAATCAGTAGAAATTTCTGGGGCCAGCATGCGTGCTACGCACCGTTCGCACTAATGCGAAACGACCCATATCATTGTAGGGaagtttatttgatactctggctgtgtgTGATGCTTTATACGCAGGCATGTGGAAATGGTACATACGAAAAatattaactcaaatcaaaccgtcaaGGTTGTGCATTTCACTGTTGCTAAGCTACATTCTGAaactcagattggttgaacaatccaatCCTCTGATTCAGGGACACCTGATTTTAAAATaataccattggatatttttcattatcGACTGTCAATAAATGTGCAGAATATAAtagttaaataataaaataagattaATTTTTTGTTCATAATACATCTATACTGGTACCTATAATCTGAAcgattttttttaattacttatTTGCCACGTATGCAGTTTTCTCAGTAATTTATAACTGCCTGCTTATCATCTATCATACGCTTCCAGAGTAACAAATTATTTCTCACAATTAAAAAGGACCTGCCACAAACAACCCATCCACGCGCTACAGATGGACGGCTCAGAAATCCCCATGTCGCAAAATTTCATTGCCCAGATTTCACATCTGGCTGGCACTTAGAGCCTTTTCTACCCGCATTCTTGTGACGGACTACTCTGATAGTTCACCATCATTTTGGTAGTCAACGGTGAGTCATCCTCACACGTGCATTCATGTAGATAAATCTAGGCCATTCAAATTGTGGAACACAAAGTGGATTGACTATCTATCTTTAAATAAAATTGGTCAGAGAATATTACTATTCACTTGATggatatcaaatgaatggttaaaaagtGAAGTAGTACGTGGTCCAAATTTCAAGGTAAAATTCAATGGTTAATAATTTATTCTCGGTTTAGTTATTACTTCATCTACATCTAGAACTGGGCCAAcgaattggacggtctggatttctgtAATACGATGACAGTTGCACTGTTttagagtcaccaccatttttcaaaTGGTGGTGAGCTATTACACAAGTCTAGCCGCCCGTTGTTAAATGCCGACTCTCCTTCAGCACTCGACACTTGTCAATCACCTCTACCAAGGGCAAAATCGGGAAGAAAAAAATATTTGCAGGTGAAAGCTCCGTCTCTCTTCTCTCATCTCCTCGTCTTTCAAAACACAGCAACGAAAATAAAATGACATTTCTATCCTctcgttttttctttttctttttttcagaattttctgctTCTGTTGTCTTCTCTCTATATAATCCGATCGGATCTGATTACAAAATAGAGAAATTCTTTTTTTCCTCTAGCTGTCTCTGATTTTCACATAATTCAGTCGAAGCAATGtattggtttagggttagggttttgaattttatttttcaatttttccatTGAAATCTTACATTCGGCGATAATGGCGAAGATCTTAATTCcaattttcatgttttcaattgACTTTGTTTTCTTAGGTTCGGCATCGACGGATTCGAATAAATCTGGTGATTAGATGGATATATGATTCCATCGAACATTTGATTCTTCGAATAAATCTGGTGATTGGATGGATATATGATTCTGTTGaacatttgattttttaaaaaaatctaatttgaTTAATTGAATTCTACGTGAGATGGGATCTCACATGAACTTCAAGAACATGGCGGCAGATGGCAGCAACGGTCGGCCGTCGATGGGGAATTACTCTCTAGCCCGGCAGCCGTCCGTCTACTCCTTGACCTTTGACGAGTTCCAGAACTCCCTTGGCGGTCTCGGAAAAGATTTTGGGTCAATGAACATGGAtgaatttcttaaaaacatctgGACTGCCGAAGAGACCCAGGTGATGACGTCGGCATTTGGGGTGGCCGAGGGTGGGCCGGCTAGCAGTAACCTGCAGAGGCAAGGGTCCTTGACGTTGCCACGGACGCTGAGCCAGAAGACGGTGGATGAGGTTTGGAGGGATATGTTTCGAGAGAATGGAGGCAGGGATGGGAATAATGGGAATTCGGGGTTGAATCTGCCGCAGCGGGAGCCAACACTGGGGGAGATAACGTTGGAGGAGTTCTTGGTGAGAGCTGGGGTGGTGAGGGAAGAAACCCAATTGGACGGGAGACCGGATAACAGTGGGTTCTATGGAGAATTAGCGCGTTCGAGTAATGACGCTGGTTTAGGTCTTGGGTTTCTGGATACAGGCCGATCTAATGGGATGGCAACGAATCGGATCCTAGAGAATAACAATAACCAGATTACAAATCAGTCACCTAATCTAGCGATTAATGTAAATGGGATCAGATCTTCTCAGCAaacacaacagcagcagcagcagcagcagctgctgctctTTCCAAAACAGGCCAATATGGGTTATGCATCTTCGATGCAGTTAGCAAGTAACGGTGAGAATGGGAATGTGGGTTTGAGGAGTTCAGTTATGGGTATTGGAGATCCTACGATGAGTAATGGTTTCACACAAGGTGGAGGGGGGATGGGTATGATTGGTTTAGGAACGGGAGGGGTCACAGTTGCGGTGGAGTCTCCCAGTCAGCTGTCTTCAGATGGGCTTGGGAAGAGTAATGGAGATACATCCTCATTATCTCCAGTTCCATATGTGTTTAATGGTATTAAAGGAAAGAAATGTAGTGGTGCTGTGGAGAAGGTCGTGGAAAGGAGACAGAGGCGAATGATAAAGAACAGAGAATCAGCTGCGAGATCACGTGCTCGTAAGCAGgtaatttttttcttaataatAGTCATTGTAAACTGTTCTGaaataagttcattcataggctTTTTGCAGTAGAATATGCTGATGAAATTTTAAGCTACACGTCTTCTCCAATCTTTTCAATGTTACTACATGAGGGTGTTGATGTGCGTCCAAACCTTAAATTGGTCATGGCTTACCTACTTATGTGGTGCACTGCACTCAAATGAACAGCGGCGGGTGCATGATCTCGCATATTGATCAGTTAGGTTTCCACAAGTGGATCAGCCATGGTGGAAACATCTCGCTGACATGACTATCTCAACAGTCCAACCAGTCCCGcccaaatggacggttggaatgaTCATCTGGAACGGAATGAGGACATAGAAAACAGTAACCCAGTTTTATCTTATGGTATAACTCTCTGATAGGAGGAGTGCAACATAAAGCTGATATTATTTCATCTCAAAAAGGACATGTACATCAAACATCCGCTGAACTCACAATATGGAGAGCCAAGATATGGCTGATACTGACATGGTTACTTTTATTGTAGCGTGATGTTTATACTTATTTTACATGTTTTTCATAGTGTTTATGCTAACGTtctctttgttttgtttttctattCTTCCAGGCTTATACCATGGAACTGGAAGCTGAAGTAGCAAAACTTAAAGAGGAGAACAAAGAATTGCAGAAGAAGCAAGTATGTGGCACTTAATACAAATGATCATTGTCATTATTGAAACATTCGAGTGAAATGGATTAAACTGTCCATTTTCTCGTCAATAAAAGATTTTTGTTGATAGTGACTACAATCATGTGTGTATTAGGCACTTGTAGCTGTCACTGGCTGTCCCTAACTTCAGTTTTTGTTGCAGGCCGAGATTTTGGAGATGCAGAAAAATCAGGTATACAGGCTTTTCATCTCAAgttgtgttttctttttctctaagacTACAACCATCAAATCTAACTATTTGCATCGAATAACTATTGAGTTTTGACTTTAAGGTCTTGCTAAAGCCGTGATGGATTGTTTTACCAGCCAATTACTCAATGTTGCATCAGATAATTACCCATGTGTTTTCCTAAGCATTATATTGAACTGAGTTGTTGGGATGGGGGTGTCCGAGGGCAGCTCCCTGAAAGAAAATATAATTGCACAATACTTAAATAATCAAATCTATGGGAACCAGAACTTGCTTGTTGGCTGAAAACCTTATATATACCAATGTGCTAGCGCCGTAGTTTTTCAGCTGCCAGCACCTTTCTTTTTATAGCCACAAGCATTTTCCAGCTGGCCGAgaatgaattttttttcctctcctgAGGCCACTGTCGAGATCCAAGAGGATCTCTTGAGATTCCTATATGAGAATATTTGCAGTGTGCATGACAAGAATTCTCATTAATGTTGGTAAAAGGTCAGCTACCAGCTGCCTCAGCTTGGGACTGTCTGGTGTGTTGCTGCCAGGGGCCTGCTATCAAAGAacttatttttcttatttcccATAATGCctatttgggtgccacttaaaaatgagttcattttgATTTTGTTAATAGTAATCATGTATTAGTGatcatagtttatataaattATTGGTTATCAAGAATATTTTTAATCCCTACCAAAATCTCTAATATATTATTACTATCatctaacatttcaaaaaataattAACATGAACTAAAATGTGATTGAGTCATTTTTAAGTGTCAACCAAACAGGTCCTTAGTATCGCCCAAATGATGCAGGATCCTGTCTTTCTTCTTGAGCTCCCTGACCACAACAACTCAGAGCCTAGACAACCAACACCGAGTGTGTACAGCTACAAATAGATTCACTTGTGGCTGCCTCTGGAAGTTGTGCCAGTTGAACTACAGTCCATGGTTAAAGTCTTAGGTCAAATTGCTTTCAGCAACAGGATGCATTTGTGATTTAAAGATATCTGCagagaaatttcaaatgaatgaAGAAAAATATAATTTGACAGTTttggccacttttttttttctttttcaagggAATCTACTTGCAACAAATATATTAGATGCTTGCTTGGTGACTTCTCCTTctccaaaaccattaaaattataTCCAGCATGCGATTCATGGGAACATTGCACAAACTAACTACTGCTGAGAACTTGAGGTGAATGGTATCTTGATGGAGTGTCATTTTCTAACATTGTTACGGAATGGTTATGACCTACTAAATAAAGGTTTCTGTTGATGGACcgtgatggatggtgttgattacGCGTGGCCCACTTCACATGGAGatcattatttctattttttcatttcattatTCCTTCTGTTTGGTCCTTAAGATGATGCATTAGTAGAGAGTTTAAGCTATAGGCTTTGGTTATGGACTAACTTAAGCACAGGTTTTTTTTGTACTTTCACATATATTATGAAAGCCCTAATGATAATAAGAGGAGAGGCTAGGGGCGACACCAACTTCTAAGCCTCCTTTCTCTTTTCTATTGCTTCTTCTCatattctctctccttctcaatcTAACTCAAGGAACATTCTATTAGAGAGGTAAAAGATCCGGTATCTCATTCCTTccccatttctttcattttctctcttcctttttcttctccacaaggcaaaaccaaaatttcatttggtggcCGATCTAGACAAATCTCCTTCATTCGTTGTTAGACCACCATATGGTGGTTGTGTAGTTGTGCCTTGGGAGTGTGTTTGAGGCCTGCTTTTGCATACAACCTTTTTGGTGGTTTAAAGTGGGACATTATGCATCTATGGTCAGATGTGAAATCGAGTGCGGGTGTAGAAAGTAGAGGGTTCCTCGTGTCATGTCTCTGTCTGTACATGTGTAGGGGTGATCGTTGATCTATGCTTTTTTGAAGCAAGTGTTGGATGAGTTTAAGTTCAAGTTGTTCCCTGGGTGTTTGATCTCTTCTCTCCCTTAAATAGGGATGTCAAGAATGATGTtaaaggtagtcttctgccttTATCTGAGTCAACTCTTCAAAGTACATCGACCAAACTTCATGGTGTGAATTATTTACAATGAGCCACatcaatagaagtatttcttacaAGAAAAAGGAAACTCAATTATTTAACTTCCCCTAAGCCCAATAAAAGCTCAAAAGATTATGAAGATTGGGTGGCAAAAGATGCTTAGATTTCAGCTCTTTTATGGAATAGCAT
This window encodes:
- the LOC131242496 gene encoding bZIP transcription factor TRAB1-like isoform X2 — translated: MGSHMNFKNMAADGSNGRPSMGNYSLARQPSVYSLTFDEFQNSLGGLGKDFGSMNMDEFLKNIWTAEETQVMTSAFGVAEGGPASSNLQRQGSLTLPRTLSQKTVDEVWRDMFRENGGRDGNNGNSGLNLPQREPTLGEITLEEFLVRAGVVREETQLDGRPDNSGFYGELARSSNDAGLGLGFLDTGRSNGMATNRILENNNNQITNQSPNLAINVNGIRSSQQTQQQQQQQQLLLFPKQANMGYASSMQLASNGENGNVGLRSSVMGIGDPTMSNGFTQGGGGMGMIGLGTGGVTVAVESPSQLSSDGLGKSNGDTSSLSPVPYVFNGIKGKKCSGAVEKVVERRQRRMIKNRESAARSRARKQAYTMELEAEVAKLKEENKELQKKQVLETNDQQHGPKRRCLRRTQTGPW
- the LOC131242496 gene encoding bZIP transcription factor TRAB1-like isoform X1; the encoded protein is MGSHMNFKNMAADGSNGRPSMGNYSLARQPSVYSLTFDEFQNSLGGLGKDFGSMNMDEFLKNIWTAEETQVMTSAFGVAEGGPASSNLQRQGSLTLPRTLSQKTVDEVWRDMFRENGGRDGNNGNSGLNLPQREPTLGEITLEEFLVRAGVVREETQLDGRPDNSGFYGELARSSNDAGLGLGFLDTGRSNGMATNRILENNNNQITNQSPNLAINVNGIRSSQQTQQQQQQQQLLLFPKQANMGYASSMQLASNGENGNVGLRSSVMGIGDPTMSNGFTQGGGGMGMIGLGTGGVTVAVESPSQLSSDGLGKSNGDTSSLSPVPYVFNGIKGKKCSGAVEKVVERRQRRMIKNRESAARSRARKQAYTMELEAEVAKLKEENKELQKKQAEILEMQKNQVLETNDQQHGPKRRCLRRTQTGPW